In Bradyrhizobium paxllaeri, the genomic stretch TGTTCACGACCTGCGACGCCGCTGCCGCCATCGGCGTCCAACTGCCTCCGGTCGGACCGGCGCTGAAGATGACATCGGTTTTCTGTTGGGCATGGGCTGCGCCTGCTGCAGCCACAGTCAGTGTGAGAATAGCAGCCAAGCGTACGACTGGCCGCAGACCACGGATGTGGACGGACATCGTTTGCACTCCCTTTGGCGGTTGCGCTCGTTGGCGCCGCTTATTGGGGTTCGTGCCCGCACGTGATCGGCGACGACTTCGACACCCGTAGCATCCGGGAATTGAGCATCCGTCCTGCTGCCGCCAGCGTATGTGCTTGCCGTAACGATTGTCAACGAGTGTCGCCGGCTACCGCAGCACAGGCATCACCCAATCGGTCATGGCGATTGCAGCTAACCATCATTGGCAGAGGTCGGGCCGCGACAGGATGCCAACAGGCGGCACCGGATGCGTCGAAAGGCGGGGGAGACTTGCGGGTCCAGCGAGCGGTCAGAGATCGCTTCGGCCAACCATCCGGAACGCCCGGAAATGAAGAATAGCGACCGGCGGCGCGGACGCCGCCGGTCGAATATGTCTTAGCGGATGACGTACGGCAAGAGACCGAGGAAACGCGAGCGCTTGATGGCGCGCGCGAGTTCACGCTGCTTCTTGGCGGAGACGGCGGTGATGCGGCTCGGCACGATCTTGCCGCGCTCGGAGACGTAACGCATCAACAGCTTGGAATCCTTGTAGTCGATCTTCGGCGCGTTCGGACCCGTGAACGGGCAGGTCTTGCGGCGACGGAAAAACGGACGGCGTGCACCAGCTTCAGCCATGATTCTTACTCCTCTCCCGTCGCTTCAACAGCGTCTTCGCGCGGACGGCGCGGACCACGGTCGCCGCGGAATCCACCGCCTTCACGATCGCCACGGAAGCCACCGCCTTCGCGGTCGCCGCGGAAGCCGCCGCCGCGATCATCGCGCTCGCGATCACGATCGGCCTTGCGCATCATCGCTGACGGACCTTCCTCGTGCTCTTCGACGCGGACGGTGAGGTAGCGGATGACGTCTTCGGAGATCCGCTCCTGGCGCTCGATCTCGGTGACCGCAGCGGAGGGCGCATCGATGTTCATCAGCACGAAGTGTGCCTTGCGGTTCTTGTTCATGCGGTAGGTGAGGGAGCGCACGCCCCAGTTCTCGGTCTTGGTGACCTTGCCGCCGAGCCCTTCGACGATGCCCGTCATCTGGGTGGTCAGCTCTTCGACCTGCTGGGTGCTCGCATCCTGACGCGCGAGAAAAACATGCTCATAAAGAGGCATGGGTGTCCTTTCCTGGTGTTGGCGCGGTTCCCAGCGGCAAGCCCTTCGAGACCTTCGGAAAGGACTCGGGATAAGCTCAGAAGGCGGAAGCACGGGACGACGGGCCGACTGGCCCTACCACATCAATCCGAACGATGAATTGCTGAGACCGTCCGTTCAGCTCCCGGCCGGGATCCACGGATGGCGCGGGTTATAAGGATTTTGCGCGGGCTGGCAAGGCTTCTTGCGTTGAAAGGGGACCTTGAGAAGGGCTCGCCCTGCATCCTGGCCGGATTCCTAGCCGGTCCATTGACATCTTTGTTTGTATATCATACAAGTAACGAACTGGAGGTAAAATGGCCCCCAAATCCGCCTCTACGCCTGCCGAAGCGCCGACCGATGATCCCCGGCACGCCGCCCGCGCGACGCGGAGTGCGGGCCGCCAGATGCGTTCGCGCCTCCTTGATGCCGCCAGCCGGCTGTTCAGGGAGCGGGGACTTGCCGGCACCTCGATCTCGGACATTGCGGCGGCAGCCGACGCCTTTCCGAGCCAGATCACCTATTACTTCCGCACCAAGGAGGCCCTGTTCGTCGAGGCCGCCTGCCGCGAGATGCTCTATGTGGCGCGCGCGGCCGAAGAGGCGGCGCTGCAGGCCCACACGCCGCGGGATTATACGCGCGTGCTGGTCGAGACCGTCACGGCAACGGACTCGGTGGCTTTCTTTACCGAAGCGCTGACGCTCACCCGCCGTCGCCAGGATCTTGCTCCGCTGGTCGAGCGCACTATCGAGCGGCTGCACGGCGAAGGCATGCGCGCCTATGCCAGCCAGATCGAGCGACACGGCTGGAAGAGCCTGCGCGACCCCGACGCCAGTTCGCGGCGGTTCTGGGCGCTCGCGGTCGGCGTCATGGTCGAGGGCTATGCCATGGGCCGTTCGGCCGAAGATCTCTGCGAAGAGATGCTGCGCGTATTGGGCGACCAGGCGGCGACAAGGTCGGTCGCCGACGCGGCCCGACTGCATCTCGTCAACGGCCGCGAAGTTTCCGATTCAGAATCACCCGACGGGGAGAAATCGCCATGACCGCGCTCCGCATGCGTGCCCGCGACTTTCTGAGCGAGGATCAATTGATCGCCGTCCGCGAGCGCGTGACGTGGAAAGGCGTCGCCCTGATCGTCCATGCCTGGGCGCTGATTTTGGGCTCGATCGCGCTGGTTGCGTGGTGGCCCAACCCGCTGACCTTTCTGCTGGCAATCGGCATCATCGGTTCGCGCCAGCTCGGGCTCGCGATCCTGATGCATGACGGCGCGCATGGTTGCCTGTCGGCGGACGAGAAGGTCAATCTGACGCTCAGCCAGTGGTTCTGCGCCTATCCGGTCTTTGCCGAGACCCGTGCCTATCGCCGCTATCACCTGCAGCATCATGCCCGCACGCAGCAGGAAGACGACCCCGATCTGATCTTGTCGGCGCCGTTTCCGATCACGTCGACGAGCTATCGGCGCAAGTTCTTCCGCGATATCACCGGCCAGACCGGCTACCAGCAGCGCAAGGCGCAGTTCTTGAACGCGCTGGGACCGAAGGAATGGCCGCTGTCACAGCGCGCCGCGCATTTCTGGCAAAAGCTTGGCCCGCAATGTGCGGTCAATGCCGTGATGTTTGCAGGCCTTGCCGCCGCCGGCGTGTGGTGGGCCTATCCGCTGTTGTGGCTATTGCCGCTGCTCACCTGGCAGATGGTGATCACGCGCATCCGCAATATTGCGGAGCATGCCGTCGTTCCCGACTCAAACGATCCCTTGCGCAATACCCGCACCACGCACGCCAACTTCCTCGAGCGGCTGTTCATCGCGCCTTACTACGTGAACTACCACCTCGAGCATCATCTGCTATTCTACGTGCCCTGCTACAACCTGCCGAGGGTCCACCGCATTCTCAGTGACAGCCGGTATGCGGAGCGGATGGAGGTGCAACCGAGCTACACCGCCGTGCTGCGGCTCGCGACCGCCAAGCCCAACCATGAGGACCGTCCCGGGAAACTGGCAAGCATCGCGCGCCGGGCGCGGGCCGGGGCGGCGGAGGTTGGAGGCGACCAGGCCACCGGCGGGTTCTAGATGACACCTTGCTTATCCATGGGTGATGGCCTTGAGTGCCGTCGGCCGTGGAGGGACCTGCGCCAATGATCGATCTGACCACCTTGGTTGCCTATGTGGCGGTTGTGCTCGGCTTTGTTTTCATTCCGGGTCCTGCAACGCTCCTCACTGTTGCACGGGCAACGAGTTCGGGCACAAGGGCAGGAATAGCGACCGGCTTCGGGATCGCGGCCGGCGACATGATTCATACCTTTACGGCGATCATCGGTATCTCGGCGATTATCGCCACGTCGGCAGTGCTGTTCAGCATCATCAAATATATTGGCGCAGCGTATCTCGTTTACCTCGGCATTCGGGCAATTCTTGAGAGAGCGCCGGCAAATCCAACGGCAGGCGCACTTCCAATCTCGGCCAGCAAGGCGTTCAGGCAGGCTATTTTGGCCGAGGTGCTGAACCCAAAAACCGCGCTCTTCTTCCTTGCGTTCCTCCCCCAATTCGTGGTGCCCGAAAACGGATCGGTTGCGCTCCAACTGACGATCCTCGGGATCCTCTTCGTCCTGTTGGGGCTCGTCAGCACCGTGGTCTTTGCTGTGTGTGCGGGACGGCTGGGCAACTTTCTCCGTCGAAACCCCACCGTGCTGAAATGGCAGGGCAAGGTCGTTGGCGGCATCTATTGCGCTTTGGGTGCCCGGTTGGCGCTGCAGGAACGCTGAGCCTGCCGACCCAATTCCCGGCCTTGCAGAGAATGCGTCATTCCCGCAGCGCGGCTTGACATCCCGGCCTCGGTCAGTGTCTTACGGCCCCATTCTAATGAGGGAGCGCCGATGACGGCTGCATTTACGTTTCCGGGGCAGGGTTCCCAGGCGGTCGGCATGGGCAAGGCCCTGGCAGAGGCCTTTCCGGCCGCGCGGGCGGTGTTCGATGAGGTTGATTCGGCGCTCGGCGAGAAGCTGACCGCCATCATCTGGGACGGCCCGGCCGAGACCCTTCAACTGACCGAAAATGCCCAGCCGGCACTGATGGCGGTATCGATCGCCACGCTGCGGGTGTTGGAGACCGAGGCGGGCTTTTCCGTCGGGCGGGATGCGGCCTTTGTCGCCGGCCATTCGCTCGGCGAATATTCCGCGCTGGCCGCAGCCGGTAGCCTCAGCGTCAGCGATACCGCGCGTCTGTTGCGCACCCGCGGTCTTGCGATGCAAAAGGCAGTGCCGGTCGGCGCCGGCGCGATGGCGGCACTGCTCGGATTGGATTACGAAGCCGCGATGGCCGTCGCTGGCGAAGCCGCGCGAGGACAGGTCTGCCAGGCGGCCAATGATAATGGTGGCGGGCAGGTGGTGGTGTCCGGCGACAAGGCGGCCGTCGACCGCGCCGTGGAGATCGCCAAGACCAAGGGCGCCAAGCGCGCGATGTTGCTGCCGGTATCCGCGCCTTTCCATTGCAAGTTGATGCAACCCGCCGCCGACGCGATGGCGCAGGCGCTGGCCGGTGTGACGATCAAGGCGCCGGCCTCGCCGCTGGTGTCGAACGTGCTGGCTGCGCCGATTACCGATCCCGACGAAATTCGCCGCCGCCTGATCGAGCAGGTTACCGGCACCGTGCGCTGGCGTGAGTCGGTGGCCTACATGGCAGCGCATGGCGTCACGCGGTTCTTCGAAATCGGCGCCGGCAAGGTGCTGAGCGGACTGGTGAAGCGTATCGCCGATGGCGCCGTCGGCGTGTCGGTCGGGGGACCCAACGACATTGCCGCCGCCAAGGATGCATTGGCGGCCTCGGCCTAGAGCTCCCGGAAGGAGAGATTGATGTTCGATTTGACTGGTAGGACAGCGCTGGTGACCGGCGCAACCGGCGGCATTGGCGGGGCGATCGCGCAGGCGTTGCACGCGCAGGGGGCGACGGTCGCAATTTCCGGCACGCGCCGCGAAGTGCTGGAGTCGTTTGCCGGCAAGCTTGGCGATCGCGTTCACGTGCTGCCCTGCAATCTCTCCGACAGTGCGCAAGTCGAGGGGCTGGTGCCGGCGGCTGAAGCCGCGATGGGGCAGGTCGATATTCTGATCGCCAATGCGGGCATCACACGCGACAATCTTTTTGTGCAGTTGCGTGACGAGGATTGGGATGACGTCATCCAGGTCAATCTGACTGCGACTTTCCGTCTCGCCCGCGCCGCAACCAAGCTGATGATGCGCAAGCGCTTCGGCCGGATCATTGCGATCACGTCGATCGTCGGGGTGACCGGCAATCCCGGCCAGGCCAACTACACCGCGTCGAAGGCGGGAATCATCGGCCTGATCAAGACGCTGGGCGCGGAATACGCCAAGCGCAACGTGACCGCCAATTGCATCGCGCCGGGCTTCATCAAGACGCCGATGACGGATGCGCTCAACGACAAGCAGCGCGAGACCATTCTGGCAAAGGTTCCTGCGGCGCGGCTGGGGACGCCCGAGGACATCGCCGCAGCGGCCGTCTATCTCGCCTCGAACGAGGCGGGCTACGTCACCGGCCAGACGATTCACGTCAACGGCGGAATGGCCATGATTTGAGCGAGTTATCGCCCCGATCGATACGGCCAAAGGCCGTTTCGCCGGGGTGGTGGAGGTTGTAGTCAGGGCTTGGGAAGTATGGTAACCGAACCCTCGACGGATGGGCAAACAAGGCCATTGCAGGAATTTGAAACCCTGTATATTGGCGTGGCGACGCCTGCCGTTCGCCGGGGCTTTGTCGGCTACCAACGTGCCGAATCAAGACTATGCGATAGCGAAGGAAGTTTAACGACCACGATAGCTCGTAGCGTTTCTGAAGCGTCTTGGGGTCGGGTCCATTGGAACAAGCACGAGGTTGAACGATGAGTGAGATTGGCGAGCGGGTTAAGAAGATTGTGGTCGAACACCTCGGTGTTGAACCCGATAAGGTTGTCGACAACGCAAGTTTCATCGATGACCTCGGCGCCGACAGTCTCGACACCGTCGAGCTTGTGATGGCATTTGAAGAAGAGTTCGGTTGCGAGATTCCCGACGACGCCGCCGAGACGATTTTGACCGTTGGCGACGCGACGAAGTTTCTCGAGAAGAACGCGAAAAGCTGACGTCCCGGGCGGGCAGAGACAGAGCCGGACGGGCCGTTGTTGAACGGTCCCCCGGTTT encodes the following:
- the rpsR gene encoding 30S ribosomal protein S18, translating into MAEAGARRPFFRRRKTCPFTGPNAPKIDYKDSKLLMRYVSERGKIVPSRITAVSAKKQRELARAIKRSRFLGLLPYVIR
- the rpsF gene encoding 30S ribosomal protein S6, translated to MPLYEHVFLARQDASTQQVEELTTQMTGIVEGLGGKVTKTENWGVRSLTYRMNKNRKAHFVLMNIDAPSAAVTEIERQERISEDVIRYLTVRVEEHEEGPSAMMRKADRDRERDDRGGGFRGDREGGGFRGDREGGGFRGDRGPRRPREDAVEATGEE
- a CDS encoding TetR/AcrR family transcriptional regulator C-terminal domain-containing protein, which produces MAPKSASTPAEAPTDDPRHAARATRSAGRQMRSRLLDAASRLFRERGLAGTSISDIAAAADAFPSQITYYFRTKEALFVEAACREMLYVARAAEEAALQAHTPRDYTRVLVETVTATDSVAFFTEALTLTRRRQDLAPLVERTIERLHGEGMRAYASQIERHGWKSLRDPDASSRRFWALAVGVMVEGYAMGRSAEDLCEEMLRVLGDQAATRSVADAARLHLVNGREVSDSESPDGEKSP
- a CDS encoding fatty acid desaturase family protein; this translates as MTALRMRARDFLSEDQLIAVRERVTWKGVALIVHAWALILGSIALVAWWPNPLTFLLAIGIIGSRQLGLAILMHDGAHGCLSADEKVNLTLSQWFCAYPVFAETRAYRRYHLQHHARTQQEDDPDLILSAPFPITSTSYRRKFFRDITGQTGYQQRKAQFLNALGPKEWPLSQRAAHFWQKLGPQCAVNAVMFAGLAAAGVWWAYPLLWLLPLLTWQMVITRIRNIAEHAVVPDSNDPLRNTRTTHANFLERLFIAPYYVNYHLEHHLLFYVPCYNLPRVHRILSDSRYAERMEVQPSYTAVLRLATAKPNHEDRPGKLASIARRARAGAAEVGGDQATGGF
- a CDS encoding LysE family translocator, translated to MIDLTTLVAYVAVVLGFVFIPGPATLLTVARATSSGTRAGIATGFGIAAGDMIHTFTAIIGISAIIATSAVLFSIIKYIGAAYLVYLGIRAILERAPANPTAGALPISASKAFRQAILAEVLNPKTALFFLAFLPQFVVPENGSVALQLTILGILFVLLGLVSTVVFAVCAGRLGNFLRRNPTVLKWQGKVVGGIYCALGARLALQER
- the fabD gene encoding ACP S-malonyltransferase, coding for MTAAFTFPGQGSQAVGMGKALAEAFPAARAVFDEVDSALGEKLTAIIWDGPAETLQLTENAQPALMAVSIATLRVLETEAGFSVGRDAAFVAGHSLGEYSALAAAGSLSVSDTARLLRTRGLAMQKAVPVGAGAMAALLGLDYEAAMAVAGEAARGQVCQAANDNGGGQVVVSGDKAAVDRAVEIAKTKGAKRAMLLPVSAPFHCKLMQPAADAMAQALAGVTIKAPASPLVSNVLAAPITDPDEIRRRLIEQVTGTVRWRESVAYMAAHGVTRFFEIGAGKVLSGLVKRIADGAVGVSVGGPNDIAAAKDALAASA
- the fabG gene encoding 3-oxoacyl-[acyl-carrier-protein] reductase — encoded protein: MFDLTGRTALVTGATGGIGGAIAQALHAQGATVAISGTRREVLESFAGKLGDRVHVLPCNLSDSAQVEGLVPAAEAAMGQVDILIANAGITRDNLFVQLRDEDWDDVIQVNLTATFRLARAATKLMMRKRFGRIIAITSIVGVTGNPGQANYTASKAGIIGLIKTLGAEYAKRNVTANCIAPGFIKTPMTDALNDKQRETILAKVPAARLGTPEDIAAAAVYLASNEAGYVTGQTIHVNGGMAMI
- a CDS encoding acyl carrier protein — its product is MSEIGERVKKIVVEHLGVEPDKVVDNASFIDDLGADSLDTVELVMAFEEEFGCEIPDDAAETILTVGDATKFLEKNAKS